The DNA region TGAAAAACCCGGTGCTGATCCTCGGCATCGGCGGCTTCCTTTTAGGGATACTCGGCGTGGTGGGAGGACCGCTAACGCTGTTTAAAGGCCTGGATGAAATGCAGCAAATCGCGTTCAGCCAGACGCTCGGCACAACGGATTTCTTCATGTTAGCGGTGATTAAACTCGCCGCGCTGGTCATTGCGGCGGCCAGCGGTTTCCGTGGAGGGCGAATCTTCCCGGTGGTATTCATCGGCGTAGCGCTGGGGCTGATGCTGCACGCCCACGTTGAAGCCGTTCCGGCGGCCATTACCGTCTCCTGCGCGATTCTGGGCCTGGTGCTGGTCGTCACCCGTGACGGCTGGCTCAGTCTGTTTATGGCCGCAGTCGTGGTGCCGGACACCACCCTGCTGCCGCTGCTGTGTATTGTGATGCTTCCGGCCTGGCTGTTACTGGCGGGCAAACCGATGATGATCGCCAACCGGGAAGATAAATAGTCATCCGCTGTTACGCGATTCCAGCGCCTGGGTGACCTTACGTAACAGCACGGGTAAGTCGGCTTTCGGTAGCACAACTTCAATCAACGAGAGCCGCTGTGGACGCGCCAGCCGGGCCAGTACCTCCTCGAGCTGGATGGCCTGAGTCACCCGCCAGCATTCAGCCTGATCCGCAAGGCTGAATGCCCGTGGGATCTGCGTCCAGTTCCAGGAAGCAATATCGTTGTACCGCTGTTTCTCCCCGTGGATCGCTCGCTCGACGGTATACCCGTCGTTATTGAGCACCAGGATCACCGGCGTGTGCCCGTCGCGCAGCATAGATCCCATTTCCTGGATGGTCAGTTGCGCGGCGCCGTCGCCGGTTATCAGAATAACCCGACGTTCAGGTGCCGCCGTTTGTGCGCCAAACGCTGCTGGCAGCGAATAGCCTATCGATCCCCAGAGCGGCTGTACTATCAGTTCCGCCCCCGTGGGCAGCGACAATGACGCGGCCCCAAACGCCGCCGTGCCCTGATCGGCGAGGATCAGATCGCCGGGTGCCAGCGCCTGCTGCACGGTATGCCAGAAGTTCTCCTGAGTCAGAGGCCCTCTTTCGATGTGCGGCTGTACGGTTGCAGGTTTAGCGGGCGGCGGTGCAAAAGAGAGCTCCAGACACAGCTCACGCAACGTGGTGACCGCCTGCTCCATAGACAGACCGCTGAACCAGGTGCTTCCCACCCGTGATGCCTGCGGCTGAACCTCAATGGTACGCTCCAGCGCCAGTTGCTGGGTAAAACCGGCCGTCAGCGTATCGACGAATCGGGTTCCCACACAAATCGTAGTATCCGCCTGTTCTATCGCCTGACGGACATCGTCACTGCTGGCCCCCGCGCTGTAAGTCCCGACAAACCCCGGTTGCTGTTCGTCGAAAAGCCCCTTCCCCATCAACAGCGTGGCGTGAGCCATGGGTGTCTCGGCCATCCAGCGTTGCAGGACCGGTTGCAGACCAAAACGGTGGGCGAGAAAATCTGCCAGCAGCGCCACGCGTGGACTGTTGATCAACATTTGTCGTGCATGGTAGCGAAATGCCGTCGCCACGTTGTCCTGCAATTCCGACCCAGAGAGAGCCAGCTCCGCTGAAGGAGGTAAGGCGGGACGTTTCGCGACGTCAGCGGGCAGCATCAGGTAACCCGGGCGATGAGCGGTCAACATCGCGCACAGGACGCGGTCAATCTCGTGACAGGCGTTTTGCTCATCCAGCAACGCACTGGCAACACAGAGGGACTGGCTCATACGGTAGAAGTGCTGGAAGTCGCCATCGCCCAGCGTGTGGTGCATCAGTTCTCCCCGACGCTGCGCGCCGCTACACGGGGCACCAACAATATGCAAAACGGGAACATATTCCGCATAGCTGCCCGCCAGGCCATTCATCGCACTGAGTTCACCCACGCCAAACGTGGTCAGCAACGCGCCAGCCCCGGCGACCCGGGCGTAACCGTCCGCCGCATAGGCGGCGTTAAGCTCGTTCGCGCACCCGACCCAGCGCACGTGCGGATGGTCGATCACATGGTCAAGAAACTGCAAATTGTAATCACCCGGTACGCCAAACAGATGCCCGATGCCGCACCCGGCAATTCTGTCGAGCAGGTAATCCGCAACGGTATAAGGGGTTTGCATGACAGCTTTCCTTCTGACGGTAACCTCATGTTGAGTATTGAAGAAGCGTTGGGGCTGTCCAGAAAGCGGCGGCGATGAGGGTGGAAAGCAGAATTTACAGTGTCCGGGGCGAGAATGTCATTGAAAAATGATGAGTGTAAACGTATACACTGGAGAGCTGAATTCACTGCGAGGGAAGACAATGGTTTACCAGCCTGATGAAAATCGTTATCAGAGAATGGCATTTCGCCGCTGCGGTCAGAGCGGCCTGAAGCTACCCGCTATCTCGCTTGGTCTGTGGCATAACTTCGGCGATACCACCCAGGTGGAAAACAGCCGTGCTCTGCTTCAGCGCGCGTTTGATCTGGGGATCACCCACTTCGACCTCGCCAATAACTATGGTCCCCCGCCGGGTTCGGCGGAACGTAACTTTGGCCGCCTCCTTCAGGAAGATTTTTTGCCGTGGCGCGATGAACTCATCATCTCCACCAAAGCGGGTTATACCATGTGGGAAGGCCCTTACGGCGACTGGGGATCCCGCAAGTATCTGATTGCCAGCCTTGATCAAAGCCTGAAGCGGATGGGGCTCGAATACGTGGATATTTTCTACCATCACCGTCCCGATCCTGAAACGCCTCTGCAAGAGACAATGAAAGCGCTCGACCACATCGTGCGCCAGGGAAAAGCGCTGTATGTGGGGCTTTCTAATTACCCGGCCGATCGTGCCCGTGAAGCTATCGATATTCTCAATGATTTGGGCACGCCGTGTCTGATTCATCAGCCCAAATATTCAATGTTTGAACGCTGGGTGGAGGACGAACTGCTGGCGGTGTTGCAGGAAAAAGGGGTGGGCAGTATCGCGTTTTCGCCGCTGGCAGGCGGACAACTCACCGATCGCTACCTGAATGGGATCCCGGCTGATTCCAGAGCTGCGAGCGGGAGCCGTTTTCTGAATCCGGATCAGCTCACCGCCGGAAAACTGGAAACCGTTCGCCAGCTCAATACGCTGGCCGAAAAGCGTGGGCAAAAACTGTCGCAGATGGCGCTCGCGTGGGTACTGCGTAACGATAACGTCACCTCGGTGCTGATTGGTGCCAGTAAAACCACGCAGATTGAAGATGCGGTCGGCATGCTGGCCAATCGCCATTTCACCGACCAGGAGTGCGCCGATATCGACAACATTCTGAACAGCACGCGTTAACTGCGTTTTTAGCAATTCGTGCTCTCATTCATGATTTAAGAGTTAAGGCGATGAAATGGGGCTTTACGGCCCCGTAATATTACGTTAACAGGCCGACTACGGCTTCGATCGTGAAGGAGATAAAGAATGTTCAGGTCACTGATTCTGGCGGCAGCCTTACTGGCTTTTACACCGCTTGCCGCAAACGCGGGCGAAATCACCCTGTTGCCATCGATAAAATTACAAATTGGCGATCGCGATAATTACGGTAACTACTGGGACGGCGGACACTGGCGTGACCGTGACTACTGGCATCGCAATTATGAATGGCGTAAAAATCGCTGGTGGCGACATGACAATGGCTATCACCGCGGCTGGGACAAGCGTAAAGCTTACGAGCGCGGATACCGGGAAGGCTGGCGCGATCGCGACGACCATCGCGGGCGCGGAAAAGGTCACGGACACCGTCATTAATTCCGTTGTTGTTGAAAGCCCGATGCGCAAGCCCCGGGCTTTTTCATTGCCGGTTACAACCCCAGCACCGTACCAACCAGCAGCCACAGGTTCAGCGCGACCACCAGCACCACAATCATCCAGCCAGTCTGTTTAACCCAACGGGTGTTCACCAGATCGCCCATCAGTTTGCTGTCGCTGGTAAAGATCAGCAGCGGTACCAGCGCCAGTGCGATACCAAAGCTTAACAGCACCTGGCTCATCACCAGAATACGCGTCGGGTCAAGACCTATCAGAATCACGATAAAGGACGGCATCATGGTGATGGTACGGCGCACCCACAAGGGGATATGAAAGCGGACAAAACCCTGCATCACGACCTGCCCCGCCAGCGTCCCCACCACCGTTGACGACAGTCCTGCGGCCACCAGACTTAACCCGAATACCGTTGCCGCCGCGTGACTTAACAACGGCTCCAGCGTCAGATAAGCCTGATCCAGATCGGCAACGCCCGTGTGGCCGCTAAAGTGAAACGCGGCGGCGGCAGTCGCCATCATCGCCAGATTGACGAATCCCGCAATGGTCATGGCGATAGCCACGTCCCATTTTGTCGCCGCATAGCGCTGCTGACGGGTGCCGCCGTGCAGGTGTTGCGTTAATGAAGAGTGCAGATAGATAACGTGCGGCATGATGGTTGCGCCCAGCACCCCGGCAGCCAGGAATACCGCTTCAGAGTTTGGCAGACTGGGGATCATCATGCCTTTACTCAGCTGCGCAAAGTTGGGTTGGGAAAATACCAGTTCAACAATATAGGCCATGGCGACGAACAGCAGCAGGCCGCCAATCACTTTTTCCAGCGGCTTTTGCCCGCGACGCTGGAGCATCAGGATCAGGAAGGTGGCAATCCCGGTTAGCACCGCCCCCTGCAATAGCGACACGCCGAGGATCAGTTTGAATCCTATCGCCGCACCGATAAATTCCGCGAGATCGGTCGCCATCGCGATGATCTCCGCCTGCACCCAATAGAACCAGACCACCGGACGCGGATAGCGATCGCGAATTTGTTCAGCCAGATTCTTACCCGTAGCAATGCCCAGTTTGGCTGACAAGACCTGGATAAGCATCGCCATCAGGTTTGCCCAGACCACCACCCACAGCAGTTGATAACCAAAGCTGGCACCGGCCTGAATATTCGTCGCGAAGTTGCCCGGGTCGATATACCCGATAGCCGCGACGAATGCAGGTCCCATTAATGTGAGCCTTAACTTGCGCGCTGCTCTTCCACTGCTACTCTCAACGCGATCGTTTGTCATTTTCTGCCTCTGAAACATAGCCTGTGCTATGTTTTATGTTATGCCTGATGAGAATGGTTATCAAGTGCATGTAAAGAAGGTAACCTTGATTTCTCTGACAGGCGGGAACGATTAAGAGTGCGGGTACAGGAAATGCGCGCAGCATGTTTAATAATTGTTATTATATTAGCACAATAACTTAACTATTTACTTTCGGATTAGGCATAACAGAAGTGTATGCCGGATCACTATTTTTGAATCTCGTCACAGGTCCTGAT from Citrobacter amalonaticus Y19 includes:
- a CDS encoding alpha-keto acid decarboxylase family protein, with amino-acid sequence MQTPYTVADYLLDRIAGCGIGHLFGVPGDYNLQFLDHVIDHPHVRWVGCANELNAAYAADGYARVAGAGALLTTFGVGELSAMNGLAGSYAEYVPVLHIVGAPCSGAQRRGELMHHTLGDGDFQHFYRMSQSLCVASALLDEQNACHEIDRVLCAMLTAHRPGYLMLPADVAKRPALPPSAELALSGSELQDNVATAFRYHARQMLINSPRVALLADFLAHRFGLQPVLQRWMAETPMAHATLLMGKGLFDEQQPGFVGTYSAGASSDDVRQAIEQADTTICVGTRFVDTLTAGFTQQLALERTIEVQPQASRVGSTWFSGLSMEQAVTTLRELCLELSFAPPPAKPATVQPHIERGPLTQENFWHTVQQALAPGDLILADQGTAAFGAASLSLPTGAELIVQPLWGSIGYSLPAAFGAQTAAPERRVILITGDGAAQLTIQEMGSMLRDGHTPVILVLNNDGYTVERAIHGEKQRYNDIASWNWTQIPRAFSLADQAECWRVTQAIQLEEVLARLARPQRLSLIEVVLPKADLPVLLRKVTQALESRNSG
- the mgrA gene encoding L-glyceraldehyde 3-phosphate reductase, whose protein sequence is MVYQPDENRYQRMAFRRCGQSGLKLPAISLGLWHNFGDTTQVENSRALLQRAFDLGITHFDLANNYGPPPGSAERNFGRLLQEDFLPWRDELIISTKAGYTMWEGPYGDWGSRKYLIASLDQSLKRMGLEYVDIFYHHRPDPETPLQETMKALDHIVRQGKALYVGLSNYPADRAREAIDILNDLGTPCLIHQPKYSMFERWVEDELLAVLQEKGVGSIAFSPLAGGQLTDRYLNGIPADSRAASGSRFLNPDQLTAGKLETVRQLNTLAEKRGQKLSQMALAWVLRNDNVTSVLIGASKTTQIEDAVGMLANRHFTDQECADIDNILNSTR
- the ypeC gene encoding DUF2502 domain-containing protein YpeC; the protein is MFRSLILAAALLAFTPLAANAGEITLLPSIKLQIGDRDNYGNYWDGGHWRDRDYWHRNYEWRKNRWWRHDNGYHRGWDKRKAYERGYREGWRDRDDHRGRGKGHGHRH
- a CDS encoding Nramp family divalent metal transporter, giving the protein MTNDRVESSSGRAARKLRLTLMGPAFVAAIGYIDPGNFATNIQAGASFGYQLLWVVVWANLMAMLIQVLSAKLGIATGKNLAEQIRDRYPRPVVWFYWVQAEIIAMATDLAEFIGAAIGFKLILGVSLLQGAVLTGIATFLILMLQRRGQKPLEKVIGGLLLFVAMAYIVELVFSQPNFAQLSKGMMIPSLPNSEAVFLAAGVLGATIMPHVIYLHSSLTQHLHGGTRQQRYAATKWDVAIAMTIAGFVNLAMMATAAAAFHFSGHTGVADLDQAYLTLEPLLSHAAATVFGLSLVAAGLSSTVVGTLAGQVVMQGFVRFHIPLWVRRTITMMPSFIVILIGLDPTRILVMSQVLLSFGIALALVPLLIFTSDSKLMGDLVNTRWVKQTGWMIVVLVVALNLWLLVGTVLGL